AATCCTTCAACGGATTGCAGGTGGCCATTCTCGGAGACATTCTTCGAAGCCGCGTCGCCCGGTCCAATCTCCATCTTTTGAGTCAGCTCGGTGCGAAGTGCCGCGTCAGCGGACCGGCGGGACTTCTCCCCGAACGTTTGGATGTTCCTCAGGGGACGATTGTGAAAACGGCCGACGAGGCGATTCGGGGGGCCGATGTGGTGATGGTGCTGCGCCTGCAGAAAGAGCGGGAAGGGAAAATAGTCGTGGACGAGGCGGATTACCGGAAAAATTTCTCGCTCACTCCGCAACGGCTCGAGCTCGCCCATCCGGACGCGATTGTTCTTCATCCGGGACCGATCAACCGGGGAATCGAAATCGATTCGTCTGTGGCCGACGGGCCGCGATCGATGATTTTGCGCCAGGTGGAAAACGGTCTCTTCATGCGGATGGCGATTTTCGAGCTCCTTCGCGGGGAAGAGAGATGAAACTGCACATTCGTGGAGGCCGGCTGGTCGATCCGTCTCAAAACGTCGACCGGAAGGGAGACGTCTGGGTTGAGGATGGGAAGATTCAGGCGCTTCTTTTCGGTGAGCCGCCGCCCGCGAAACCGGACCAAACGATCGATGCAAACGGTGCGATCGTGGCGCCCGGGTTGATCGATCTGCACGTCCACCTTCGGGAACCGGGGCAGGAAGAGAAAGAAGATATTGCTTCCGGGACCCACGCAGCCGTGGCGGGCGGATTTACTTCGGTTCTCTGCATGCCGAACACCGATCCGGTCAACGATTCCGTGGAAATCACGCGATGGATCCGAAAGCGGGCGGACGAAACCGCTTTTTGCCGCGTCTTTCCGGTCGGTGCGATCACAAAAGGCCTCAAGAGCACGGAACTCGCGCCGTTGGCGGAAATGAAAGAGGCGGGGTGTGTGGCGTTTTCAGACGACGGCCGTCCCGTCGTCGATTCGCATCGAATGCGGGAGGCGTTGGAAATGGGGCGGAAGCTGAACGTCCCGATGATCGCTCATTGCGAGGATCTCGCTCTTTCCGCGGGGCCCACCGTCAACGAAGGGCGGGTAGCCGATCGTCTCGGGCTCAAGGGGATTCCGGTAGCCGCGGAGAGCGCCGACGTGGCGCGGGTCATCATTTTGGCGGCGGAAACGGGAGGGCGTCTGCACCTGGCGCATCTCTCCTGTGTTTCCTCCATCCAACTTCTTCGGGAGTACAAACCCAAGGTCAAAGGGCTGACGGCCGAAGCGACGCCTCATCACCTCTTGTTGACGGATGAAGCGGTCCTGAAACATGGAACGAACGCCAAAATGTATCCGCCGCTTCGTTCTTCGGCGGATCGTTCGGCGTTGGTGAAAGCTCTGAAGGATGATTGGATCGACGTGATCGCGACGGATCACGCGCCGCACACCGACCTGGAAAAGAAAATGGCGTATGAAAAGGCTCCGAACGGCGTCATCGGTTTGGAGACGGCGCTTCCGGTGCTTCTCACGCTCGTAGCGTCGGGCGATCTCATGCTTTCGCAACTGATTCGGAAAATGTCCACGGAACCGGCGCGGATTGTTGGAATTCCCGGCGGGACGCTCAAACCGGGGGCACCGGCGGATATCGTTTTATTCTCGGCGGACGGGGAGCGCCCGCTTTCGGCTGCGGGCACATTTTCAAAATCTCGAAATACGCCGTTTGAGGGATTTGTCGGAAAGGGACGCGTGCTCGGGACGATCGTCGGGGGGGAAGAAAAATTTCGGGCGGAGGGATTGTGAGGGGGTATCTGCTTCTTGAAGACGGAACGCTTTTTGAGGGTCGGTCGTTCGGATTCGACGGCCTCGGCGGCGGCGAAGCGGTGTTCAACACCGCCATGAGCGGGTACCAGGAAATTCTCACCGACCCCTCGTACGAAGGCCAGATCGTGACGATGACCTATCCGTTGATCGGGAATACCGGTGTGAATCCCGAAGACGTCGAATCAAGAAAAGTATTCGCCGCCGGATTTGTCGTGCGCCAATACATCGCCCGACACAGCAACTGGCGCGCGACCCAGAGTCTGGAAAATTACTTCAAGGAACGGAAAGTCGTCGCGGTGGAAGGGATCGACACGCGGGCACTGACACGAAAACTTCGCTCCAAGGGGGCCTTGCGCGCGGTGGTCGGAACGGAGCGGTTTTCCAAGGAGGACCTGCAGCGGCGGCTGAAAGAGGTTCCACCGATGACCGGACTGGATCTGGCCACCAAAGTGGCCGAACCGAGAAAATATGTCTGGGAAACCGATTCGAAGAACCGGATGGTGATCGAAGGAGACGTACGCGTCGGCGTGATCGACTGCGGCGTCAAATGGAATATTTTACGGCGCCTAAAAGACGAAGGGGCCGCGGTCACGGTGTTCCCGCCGTCGGCCACGGCGGATGAAATCCAATCGATGAAACTCGACGGCGTGGTGATTTCCAACGGCCCCGGCGATCCTGACGCCGTGCGCGGCCTGCCGGAGACGATTCGAAAACTGGTCGGAAAGCTTCCGATGTTCGGCATCTGTCTCGGTCATCAGCTCCTCGCGCTCGCCGTGGGAGCCAAGACCTACAAACTGAAATTCGGGCATCACGGCGCCAATCATCCGGTCCGGAACGAAAAAAACGGCCGGATCGAAATCACCTCGCAGAACCACGGTTTCGCCGTGGATGGGGAGAGCCTGACCCGCGTGAGCGGAAAGACATTCGGACCGGTTCGCGTGACCCATGTTCATCTTTCGGACGGAACGATCGAAGGATTCGAGCTGCCGGACGTGAAAATCCAGGCGATCCAGTACCATCCGGAAGCGAATCCGGGGCCTCATGACGCGTCTTATCTTTTCGGAGCGTTCATTCAATGTACGAGAAAGTCCTAGAGCCGGTGATCCAGCGCTTCACGGGAGAGCGATACCTGCCCGAACTCAAAGTTGCGCGGGAGGACTATTTTCGGAAGTCCGGGAAAGTGCATGAAGAGGAGCCGACGTTCGAAATGCGGATGACGTCGTTCTTGGAATGGTACATGTGCGATCGTCCGCTCTGGGATTCGGGCGTGCCTCCGGTGCGGCTTTATTCGGAAATGTTCGGAGAGACGCTTTCGGAAGAGGATCGGACGATTCTCCACGGCCTGGAACGGAGCATCCGGAGTCTATTTTTGATGTTGAATCGGAAAGGGGAACGGTTTCGCGTGAAAGACCTTTACGACCAGACCGAATACGACGTTTTGGAGCGGAGAACGCACGTCGGCATCAACCGGAACGACATTTTTGAGACACGGATTCTGCGGGTCGGAAATCAGGCGGTTTTTTCGGACGCCATGATCGTTCACCCTCTCGAGGCCCATAAGTACATCCTTGGGGAGGCCACGAAGCAACGCGCCTCGTCCCGCGAAACGTTTGGAAAATTCCTGTTCGACCTGGCGGCCAAGCGACTCAAGTGCGATCGATTCAAACATGTCCCCGCTTCGCAGATTTATTCCACGGAGATCCCCGATGCCTAAGCGCACGGATATTGAATCGATCATGTTGATCGGCTCCGGCCCGATCGTCATCGGCCAGGCTTGCGAGTTTGATTACAGCGGAACGCAAGCGCTCAAGGCGCTGAAGGAAGAGGGGTACCGGCTCATTCTCGTGAATTCCAATCCGGCCACGATCATGACCGACCCGATTTACGCGGACGCCACGTACGTGGAGCCATTGACGGTCGCTTCGGTCACGGAAGTGATCGAGAAGGAACAACCGGACGCCATTCTCCCGACGATGGGAGGGCAGACGGCGCTCAACCTCGCGACGGAACTTCATAAACAGGGTGTCTTGGAAGCCTGCCGGGTCGAGCTGATCGGCGCGCGAGTCGAATCGATCGAAAAAGCGGAGCAGCGCGAGCGGTTCAAGGAGGCGATGGCGCGAATCCAATGCCCCACGCCGAAGAGTGTCTACTTAAGCTCCCGCATGGATGCTCTCGCCGCGCTCGAAATCGTCGGTCTGCCGGCGATTATCCGGCCGTCGTATACGCTCGGCGGAAGCGGAGCCAGCATCGCGTACAACCGGGAAGAATACGAGAAACTCGTCCGCTGGGGGTTGGAACGAAGCCATATAAGTGAAGTCCTGGTCGAAGAGTCGATTCTCGGCTGGAAGGAATTCGAACTCGAAATGATGCGCGACCGGAACGACAACGTCGTGGTGGTATGCACGATTGAAAACTTCGATCCGGTCGGCATACATACGGGGGACAGCATCACCGTGGCGCCGTCGCAGACATTGACGGACGTCGAGTACCAGCGCCTGCGCGATTACTCGATCGCCG
The sequence above is a segment of the Bdellovibrionota bacterium genome. Coding sequences within it:
- a CDS encoding aspartate carbamoyltransferase catalytic subunit is translated as MTHEPIHHLLSAKDLPPESIEYLFSRTEAFKRMRGILPADEKALDRETVTNIFWEASTRTRVSFQMAAWRMGARVVNIAPSTSSVTKGETLDDTIATLRALGCRYFVIRHATSGEPARLAMNAGREAHVLNAGDGTNEHPSQALLDAFTIRERKKSFNGLQVAILGDILRSRVARSNLHLLSQLGAKCRVSGPAGLLPERLDVPQGTIVKTADEAIRGADVVMVLRLQKEREGKIVVDEADYRKNFSLTPQRLELAHPDAIVLHPGPINRGIEIDSSVADGPRSMILRQVENGLFMRMAIFELLRGEER
- a CDS encoding dihydroorotase codes for the protein MKLHIRGGRLVDPSQNVDRKGDVWVEDGKIQALLFGEPPPAKPDQTIDANGAIVAPGLIDLHVHLREPGQEEKEDIASGTHAAVAGGFTSVLCMPNTDPVNDSVEITRWIRKRADETAFCRVFPVGAITKGLKSTELAPLAEMKEAGCVAFSDDGRPVVDSHRMREALEMGRKLNVPMIAHCEDLALSAGPTVNEGRVADRLGLKGIPVAAESADVARVIILAAETGGRLHLAHLSCVSSIQLLREYKPKVKGLTAEATPHHLLLTDEAVLKHGTNAKMYPPLRSSADRSALVKALKDDWIDVIATDHAPHTDLEKKMAYEKAPNGVIGLETALPVLLTLVASGDLMLSQLIRKMSTEPARIVGIPGGTLKPGAPADIVLFSADGERPLSAAGTFSKSRNTPFEGFVGKGRVLGTIVGGEEKFRAEGL
- the carA gene encoding glutamine-hydrolyzing carbamoyl-phosphate synthase small subunit, which produces MRGYLLLEDGTLFEGRSFGFDGLGGGEAVFNTAMSGYQEILTDPSYEGQIVTMTYPLIGNTGVNPEDVESRKVFAAGFVVRQYIARHSNWRATQSLENYFKERKVVAVEGIDTRALTRKLRSKGALRAVVGTERFSKEDLQRRLKEVPPMTGLDLATKVAEPRKYVWETDSKNRMVIEGDVRVGVIDCGVKWNILRRLKDEGAAVTVFPPSATADEIQSMKLDGVVISNGPGDPDAVRGLPETIRKLVGKLPMFGICLGHQLLALAVGAKTYKLKFGHHGANHPVRNEKNGRIEITSQNHGFAVDGESLTRVSGKTFGPVRVTHVHLSDGTIEGFELPDVKIQAIQYHPEANPGPHDASYLFGAFIQCTRKS